One window from the genome of Pseudonocardia hierapolitana encodes:
- a CDS encoding carboxylesterase/lipase family protein — protein sequence MNRARAGAAAALCASTVLLTACTSAAPPAPAAPLGELVAVEQGELLGLTDGSVLRYRGVPYAAPPVGDRRFEPPGRPHAWSGTRPATEPGARCAQPPAAPDTPHATGASDTEDCLTLDITVPAGTTAGARLPVLVWIHGGGFNAGAGTDTDPRRLAEAGPLVVVTVNYRLGIFGFFGLPGVEGSGSFGLLDQRAALTWVQRNIAAFGGDPDSVTLAGQSAGADSVCSQLTSPQSAGLFHRVIMQSGECGTTNLVDVIHPGAGPAGDTWKPLPLLEAAGVAAASALGCPAPPGEQDTAAVLACLRALPTAQLAGGAAYYWSPATGTPTLPRRPSDIVLNRDARPGVPVLAGTTRDEGTLFTVAFFDRAGAPLTDPGFRALLSAAAGTRAGEAGELYRIVDRSPGRAWSDVITDRAYACPGLVNYRALAARGPLYAYELADPAAPSPYVALPADLAGGSAHGAEMPYLFDLVPGQPQLTPTQQALATELVNRWARFATTGDPNTGTSTEWPPWTGDGQLLTISGPGPATTVSPATAFATAHRCALWGVR from the coding sequence GTGAACCGGGCGCGCGCCGGGGCGGCCGCCGCGCTCTGCGCATCCACCGTCCTCCTCACGGCGTGCACGAGCGCCGCGCCACCCGCGCCTGCCGCCCCGCTCGGCGAGCTCGTGGCCGTCGAGCAGGGCGAGCTGCTCGGCCTCACCGACGGATCGGTGCTGCGCTACAGGGGCGTCCCGTACGCCGCACCGCCGGTGGGCGACCGGCGCTTCGAGCCGCCGGGGCGGCCGCACGCGTGGAGCGGCACCCGTCCGGCGACGGAGCCGGGAGCGCGGTGTGCCCAGCCGCCCGCCGCGCCGGACACGCCGCACGCCACCGGCGCGAGCGACACCGAGGACTGCCTGACGCTCGACATCACCGTGCCGGCCGGCACCACCGCCGGTGCCCGGCTGCCGGTGCTGGTGTGGATCCACGGCGGCGGGTTCAACGCGGGTGCGGGCACCGACACCGACCCGCGTCGCCTCGCCGAGGCCGGGCCCCTCGTCGTCGTCACCGTCAACTACCGGCTCGGCATCTTCGGGTTCTTCGGCCTGCCCGGTGTGGAGGGGTCGGGCTCGTTCGGGCTGCTCGACCAGCGCGCCGCGTTGACCTGGGTGCAGCGCAACATCGCCGCGTTCGGCGGCGACCCGGACAGCGTCACGCTCGCCGGCCAGTCCGCGGGCGCCGACAGCGTCTGCAGCCAGCTCACCTCGCCCCAGTCCGCCGGGCTGTTCCACCGGGTGATCATGCAGAGCGGCGAGTGCGGCACGACCAACCTCGTCGACGTGATCCACCCCGGTGCGGGGCCCGCGGGCGACACGTGGAAGCCGCTCCCCCTGCTCGAGGCCGCAGGCGTGGCCGCGGCGAGCGCCCTGGGCTGTCCTGCACCACCCGGTGAGCAGGACACCGCCGCCGTGCTCGCCTGTCTGCGCGCACTGCCCACCGCACAGCTCGCCGGCGGGGCGGCCTACTACTGGAGCCCGGCCACCGGAACCCCGACCCTCCCACGGCGACCGTCGGACATCGTGCTGAACCGGGACGCCCGGCCGGGAGTGCCCGTGCTCGCCGGCACCACCCGCGACGAGGGCACCCTGTTCACGGTCGCGTTCTTCGACCGCGCGGGCGCCCCGCTCACCGACCCGGGCTTCCGCGCGCTGCTCTCGGCCGCCGCCGGCACCCGGGCCGGGGAGGCCGGCGAGCTCTACCGCATCGTCGACCGATCCCCCGGGCGGGCCTGGTCCGACGTCATCACCGACCGCGCGTACGCCTGTCCCGGCCTGGTCAACTACCGCGCGCTCGCCGCCCGTGGCCCGCTCTACGCCTACGAGCTCGCGGACCCCGCGGCGCCCTCACCGTACGTCGCGCTGCCGGCCGATCTCGCAGGCGGCTCGGCCCACGGCGCCGAGATGCCCTACCTGTTCGACCTCGTGCCCGGCCAGCCGCAGCTCACGCCCACCCAGCAGGCCCTCGCGACGGAGCTGGTGAACCGGTGGGCGCGGTTCGCGACGACCGGCGACCCCAACACGGGCACCTCGACCGAATGGCCACCGTGGACCGGCGACGGCCAGTTGCTCACGATCTCCGGACCGGGCCCGGCGACGACCGTCAGCCCGGCGACGGCGTTCGCCACGGCCCACCGGTGCGCGCTCTGGGGCGTGCGCTAG
- a CDS encoding peptidylprolyl isomerase, whose amino-acid sequence MATNQIRREAAKRKLENQQKRRAERARRRQRTALITSASVVVVVVVAVVLLSTVGMPGGGDDPAAPPADAPTPSAAPAALGDCAFTPTPDEPAAKPAPVPTVTTASTSGTAAVSLETNRGPIPLTLDRATGPCAVESFLSLVNAGYFNDTPCHRLTTGEGLKVLQCGDPTGQGTGGPGYTINDEPPTNLAPAPSGGGTVIYPRGTLAMAKTSAPNSGGSQFFLVYADSTLPPDYTVFGTVGPDGLATLDAIAQGGSDDANGPGDGAPRTPVTIQTATAA is encoded by the coding sequence GTGGCGACCAACCAGATTCGGCGCGAGGCGGCCAAGCGCAAGCTGGAGAACCAGCAGAAGCGACGGGCCGAACGGGCCCGCCGCCGGCAGCGCACCGCGCTCATCACCTCCGCGTCCGTGGTCGTCGTGGTGGTCGTGGCCGTGGTCCTGCTCTCCACCGTCGGCATGCCCGGAGGCGGCGACGACCCCGCCGCGCCGCCGGCCGACGCGCCCACGCCCTCCGCCGCCCCGGCCGCGCTCGGCGACTGCGCCTTCACCCCCACCCCGGACGAGCCCGCGGCGAAGCCCGCCCCGGTCCCGACGGTCACCACGGCGAGCACCAGCGGCACGGCCGCCGTCTCCCTGGAGACGAACCGCGGCCCCATTCCGCTGACGCTCGACCGGGCCACCGGCCCCTGCGCGGTGGAGAGCTTCCTGAGCCTCGTGAATGCCGGCTACTTCAACGACACGCCGTGCCACCGCCTCACGACGGGCGAGGGCCTCAAGGTGCTGCAGTGCGGCGACCCGACCGGCCAGGGCACGGGCGGTCCCGGCTACACGATCAACGACGAGCCGCCCACGAACCTGGCACCGGCGCCCTCCGGCGGCGGTACGGTGATCTACCCGCGGGGCACCCTCGCCATGGCGAAGACGTCGGCCCCGAACTCCGGCGGGAGTCAGTTCTTCCTCGTCTACGCCGACTCCACCCTCCCGCCGGACTACACGGTGTTCGGGACGGTCGGCCCGGACGGCCTCGCCACGCTGGACGCCATCGCGCAGGGCGGTTCCGACGACGCCAACGGCCCCGGTGACGGAGCGCCGCGCACGCCGGTGACCATCCAGACCGCCACCGCCGCCTGA